The sequence below is a genomic window from Ignavibacteriales bacterium.
GTGAGTTGAATCTCGGCATAAATAAAAAATTAGGTGGACTAAGTTCGGCGAGGATAATTCTTGATTCATATAACTATGGTGATATTGATAAGCTAAATAAGGCAGAAAACCACGAAGGCATTTTAAGATTATTAATAGAGTCTGCCAATAAACTGCAGCAAGTCGGGGCTGAATGTATTTTGCTTTGCGCAAATACACTTCATATGCATGCTGAAAAACTTATTGAAAATATTTCTGTCCCATTAATTCATATTGGTGATGCTACGGCGACAGAAATAAAACGACATAACATTTCAACAATTGCTTTGCTGGGAACTAAATGGACAATGGAAATGGATTTTTATAAAACCCGGTTAAGTAATTCGGCAATAAAATCTCTTGTTCCATCTTCTGAAGAGATTAATTTTATTCATTCAGCTATTATGAATGAATTGCTGAAAGAGGATTTCCGTGTTGAAACTAAAAACAGATTTTTAGAAATCATTAATAATTTATTATCTCAAGGTGCAGAAGGAGTTGTTCTTGGCTGTACAGAAATCCCGTTGATCATCAGCCAAAAAGATTTTGAAGTGCCTGTGTTTAATACTCTTCAGTTACACGCAAACGCGGCTGTTGATTTTGCTTTACTATAAAGAGAAAGCAGTTCAATAAAAACTGCTTTCTCTTAATCTTACTCTTTATCTCTCTTACATAAACAACTCTTTAAAAAACTTTTTCATATCGTCCCAGCTTTTCTCATCAGCAGCTTTATTGTACGCAATTGGGATATTGAATTTTTTACCAACACTATCAGCTGCGGGATTTGTAAAAGCATGAAGACCATCAGGATAATTAATAAACTCGTACTTTAATCCTGCATCATTCATTGCTTTTTCAAAAGCGGTGATCTGTTCTTTAGGGATAAAACCATCCGCTTCACCATTGCACACTAACATTTTTGCTTTAACAACAGAAGGATCGGGAATTGAATCCGTCGGCAGACTTCCATGAAAACTTACAACACCATTCAGATCAGCACCGCCGACAGCCATGTGAAGCACAACTCCACCGCCAAAACAATAACCTATTGCCGCAACTTTATCTGGATTAGTTTGCTGTTGTTCTTTAAGTAGTTTTATTGCTGCATTAAATCTTGCTGTTGCCTCTTCGGGATTTTGCATAACGCCCCCTGCAAGCGCACCCGCGTCAGTCGGGTTATCAACCGTTTTTCCGTCACCATACATATCAATTGCTAAAGCGGTGTATCCAAGTTCTGCTAATTTCCTTGCCCTCATTTTTGCGTAATCATTGTTACCCCACCACTCGTGCACAACAATTACTCCGGGTCTTTTTCCTTTTACATTTTCATCATAGGCAACGTACCCTTTTAATGTTGTTCCGTTTGATGAGTAAGTGACGTCTTTTGTTGTTATTGACGGACCGTCTTCCTTTTGAGCGCAGCCGGCTAAAAACATAAATGATAAAATGATTGTCGATAAGTACTTCATACTTCGTCCTTTCTTTTAAAATATTATTGCAGAAGAAGTGATAGGGAATCAGTTAAGTACAAAACTAAAAAAAGAATCCGCATTCACAAATGGATAAAATCGGGAATTACAGATGGTGTGATTCTAAAATTATTTTAGCCAACCTGAAGATAAGTGCTGACTTTTCTCTAATTCACTGCTTCAAATACTTTAGCGCCATCGTTGTAACGTCATCAGACTGTTCAACGCCATCAGCAAATGACTGAACACTCTGAAAAACATGATTAATAAGTTCGTTGGCGTTGTAATTATTTTTATTTTGAATCATCTGTGACAACCTGATTTCCCCAAATTCTTCATTCTTTTTATTGAACGCTTCTGTTACACCGTCGGTATAGAAGAATAAACTCTCACCCGGTTTCATCATAATAACATTTGATTGATACTCAACATCTTTCATAGCGCCCAATAGCAATCCGCCCACATCAGGAATTTGTTTTATTGATCCATCGTTTAAAAGATGATAAGGAGAATTATGTCCGCCATTACAATATTCAAAAGCACCGCTGCGGGTGTCAAGTACTCCATAAAAAACAGTAACAAACATATTGCTTGGACTTTCCTCAACAAGAATATTATTTACTTCAGACAAAACACTGTCCGCAGGTATTCCTTTGCAGGCCGTTGATTTCAGCAATGTTTTACAAACTGCCATTAAGAGAGCCGCCGCAATTCCTTTTCCGGATACATCTCCTATTACAACTCCAAGTCTGTATTTATCAATCATTAAGAAGTCATACAGATCACCGCCTACTTCTTTAGCGGGTATCATTTTTGCATAAATATCAAATTCTTTCCGTTCAGGAAACGGAGGAAATGTTTTAGGAAGTATTGACGTTTGAATCACATTAGCAATATCAAGTTCCTGCTGAAGCGCAACCAGTTTATTATGACTTGCAAGAGCCTGTTTATATAATTCAATTTCCTTCAATGATTTTTCTATGGTAATCTCAAGGTCTTTTAGATCTATTGGCTTAGTAATAAAATCATATGCCCCGCGGTTCATCGCAGTTCTGATGTTTTCCATATCACCATAAGCAGAAACAATTACTGAACGCAGCATTTTATTATTCAGTTCATTAATCTTTGAAAGCAGTGTAAGTCCATCCATAACCGGCATATTAATATCTGTCAGTATAAGATTTACAGAATCATTTTTGCGAATTGTGTCTAAAGCTTCGGCTCCGTCTTTCGCAAAAAGAAATTCATACTCACCGGTTTTTATCTTTGTCCTGAACTTTTGGAGGATTAGAAATTCAAGATCCGGCTCGTCATCAACGACTAAAATTTTTGCTAATTGCATTTTCTTATTTCCTTAAATTGCCCCGGGATTATTTAGTCTTTCCCTTAAAAGATCAAATTGAAGAGGTTTTGTAAAATAATCATCTGCACCAAGGTTCTTGGCAGCATTATAATTTTGTTCATCACCGTAAGCAGTTATCATAAAAACTCTTAATTCCGGATACCTGGCTTTAATTTTTTCAAGCAGCTCAATTCCGTTCATCTCCGGCATATTAATATCAGTTAAAACTAAATAGTCGGTCTTGTTTTCGATTGAATCAATTAATTCAAGAGCAGATGAACCATTGAGCGCATATTTGATTTGAATCTCACCGGATTTTATTTCTTTCCTGAATTTTTGTTGAAACAAAAACTGAACGTCACTTTCATCATCCACTACTAACAACTTCATTTTTAAAACTCCTTAACACAAAATTATAAGCACAATTAAAAATGCAAATGACTTATCACGCTTTATTAGAAACAGTAATCCGGATTACCTGCTTATCCCTATAAATTATTTGGAAGGGTAATGATAAACTCAGTGTATTTATTCTCCTCGGTCTCAAATCTTATATCACCTGAATGTTGTTTTACTACTATGTCATAACTCAGGGATAAACCCAGCCCGGTTCCTTCACCTGTTGGTTTTGTTGTAAAAAACGGATTAAATAATTTATCTTTTATTTTATCAGGTATTCCCATTCCGTTGTCTTTAATCCGGACCTCAACTTTTCTATGCAAATTTTTTGTTGAGACCTTTAATATTGGAGAGAAATCATTTCCGGCTTTTTTCTGTTTATCATAAGCCGCATAGCAGGCATTGTTAATTATATTTAAAAATACTCTGCTGATATCCTGGGGTATGACATTTATCTTTTCGATAGATTCATCGTAATTTTTTTCAATAGTAATATTAAAATCTTTATTCGCTGCTCTCATTCCGTGATAAGCGAGATTTACATACTGATCGAGCAAGTCATTTATATCAGTTAAAGTTTTTTCCCCGGATGATCCTCGTGAATGAAGAAGCATTCCTTTTACTATTGAATCTGCACGTTTACCATGCTGATTAATTTTTTCGAGATTCTGTTTTAAATTTTCTATTAACTCAATAACTTCTTCTTCATTTTTATTCCTCAATCCTGTTCTTATTTCATCAAGCAGTTCGCGGCTGATTTCTGAAAAATTATTAACAAAGTTAAGCGGGTTTTTAATTTCGTGTGCAATGCCGGCAGTTAGTTCTCCAAGTGATGCCATTTTTTCTGAATGAATGAGTTGTGCCTGTGTGTCTTTAAGCTCTTTGTATGCTTTTTCGATTTCTTTAGCGTGCTTTAGCTGTTCTTCTTTTCGTTCATACTCGGCACGCAGGCGTTCTTTCCTGATTAATCGGTTTCTCTGCGTGCGGTCTGTTATGTATACACCAAAACCAAAAATCAATATATAAAAAGAATAAGCCAACCATGTTCTGTACCACGGTGGAAGTATCTCGAATGAATAGGTTCCCGTACTACTTTCATTATCGAGAATATTTAATGCCGCTACTTTAAATGTATATTTACCGGGGGGAAGGTTTGTATATTCTTTCTTTGTTTCTGTTGAGTATTGAGACCAGTCATCATCAAAGCCTTCTAAGAATGTTTTAAAATTATTTATGTTCCTTCCTTCGTAGCTTGCTGCAGAATACCAGAACTTAACTGAATTGTTCTCAAATGTTATCTCCGGCATAACCGGGTTTACTACCTTTCCACCGAAGTATATGGTTGAATCTTCACCTATTTCAACTTTGCGTACAAGTGATGCATAATCTATGCTGCCTAATTGTTTCTTCCCGAAATCATATTTAATAATACCCGTACTTGTGCAGAACCATACTTTTCCATCTTTCTCAGCATATAAACCATATATTTCTTCATCAGCAAAACTATTAAAAGGAGCTGTTACCCATTTATAAGAGCTATCCTTTTGAAATGTGCCCATTGCAACTCTCCCTTTTGTAATCAACCAAAGTCTTTCTAAACTATCTTGCCCGAAAAAGAGGACACTTTGATTATTAGAAAGATTATAGAAATCAGAGATGATTTTATCTGAAGTATCAGAAAAAAATATTTTCTTACTTGCATCAAATTTGAAGATGCTGTCTAATGAAAAGAAATAATTTACCCCATTAATTTTATCAACCGATATTTGCCCGCTTTGCAGCCCGTTACTTTCATTAAAATGTTCAACAAGCGGTGTATCTAAAAGAGTATTACCTTCCCTATCCTTTAAAAAAACAATTCTGAAAATGCCT
It includes:
- a CDS encoding amino acid racemase; its protein translation is MKTIGLIGGTGWLSTIEYYRELNLGINKKLGGLSSARIILDSYNYGDIDKLNKAENHEGILRLLIESANKLQQVGAECILLCANTLHMHAEKLIENISVPLIHIGDATATEIKRHNISTIALLGTKWTMEMDFYKTRLSNSAIKSLVPSSEEINFIHSAIMNELLKEDFRVETKNRFLEIINNLLSQGAEGVVLGCTEIPLIISQKDFEVPVFNTLQLHANAAVDFALL
- a CDS encoding dienelactone hydrolase family protein, translating into MKYLSTIILSFMFLAGCAQKEDGPSITTKDVTYSSNGTTLKGYVAYDENVKGKRPGVIVVHEWWGNNDYAKMRARKLAELGYTALAIDMYGDGKTVDNPTDAGALAGGVMQNPEEATARFNAAIKLLKEQQQTNPDKVAAIGYCFGGGVVLHMAVGGADLNGVVSFHGSLPTDSIPDPSVVKAKMLVCNGEADGFIPKEQITAFEKAMNDAGLKYEFINYPDGLHAFTNPAADSVGKKFNIPIAYNKAADEKSWDDMKKFFKELFM
- a CDS encoding SpoIIE family protein phosphatase, with the translated sequence MQLAKILVVDDEPDLEFLILQKFRTKIKTGEYEFLFAKDGAEALDTIRKNDSVNLILTDINMPVMDGLTLLSKINELNNKMLRSVIVSAYGDMENIRTAMNRGAYDFITKPIDLKDLEITIEKSLKEIELYKQALASHNKLVALQQELDIANVIQTSILPKTFPPFPERKEFDIYAKMIPAKEVGGDLYDFLMIDKYRLGVVIGDVSGKGIAAALLMAVCKTLLKSTACKGIPADSVLSEVNNILVEESPSNMFVTVFYGVLDTRSGAFEYCNGGHNSPYHLLNDGSIKQIPDVGGLLLGAMKDVEYQSNVIMMKPGESLFFYTDGVTEAFNKKNEEFGEIRLSQMIQNKNNYNANELINHVFQSVQSFADGVEQSDDVTTMALKYLKQ
- a CDS encoding response regulator, encoding MKLLVVDDESDVQFLFQQKFRKEIKSGEIQIKYALNGSSALELIDSIENKTDYLVLTDINMPEMNGIELLEKIKARYPELRVFMITAYGDEQNYNAAKNLGADDYFTKPLQFDLLRERLNNPGAI
- a CDS encoding GHKL domain-containing protein; translation: MESGSQNVTNYSPKEYNAISQNRAIAQSETGIMYFGNWSGLLEFDGTKWRLYQLDNKSAVNSIAIKDGKYYVGGIGELGYFTPDSLGRLTFHSLLKYLPEDKKEFSNVWNIYISNDHIYFLANNYIFIWNNQKGKFKILQSDAGFHIMFSVNGSLYVRERGKGLLRLTEDSLTLLNGSEIFANESVFVMLPFFGETDAILIVTRTMGLYKYDGNNFTPFKTEADDFIKENLTYSARAILSDGNILLGTLHGGAIIIDSSGKEIRRYNLESGIINNTVYYAFQDRAGAIWLATDNGISRIDYASPITYFDSRNNFETIPIGIIRHNEILYVASTSGVYYLHPKTSDLHKIKEINKQSWGFLEQGKDLLVGTDDGLFKVEDNKALPVRDRRSNGYQITVIKQSKINSDRIFLGTVDGLYTKLKSGNQWIDEAQILKLDDQKNSIMEEADGSLWIGTVASGIFRIVFLKDREGNTLLDTPLVEHFNESNGLQSGQISVDKINGVNYFFSLDSIFKFDASKKIFFSDTSDKIISDFYNLSNNQSVLFFGQDSLERLWLITKGRVAMGTFQKDSSYKWVTAPFNSFADEEIYGLYAEKDGKVWFCTSTGIIKYDFGKKQLGSIDYASLVRKVEIGEDSTIYFGGKVVNPVMPEITFENNSVKFWYSAASYEGRNINNFKTFLEGFDDDWSQYSTETKKEYTNLPPGKYTFKVAALNILDNESSTGTYSFEILPPWYRTWLAYSFYILIFGFGVYITDRTQRNRLIRKERLRAEYERKEEQLKHAKEIEKAYKELKDTQAQLIHSEKMASLGELTAGIAHEIKNPLNFVNNFSEISRELLDEIRTGLRNKNEEEVIELIENLKQNLEKINQHGKRADSIVKGMLLHSRGSSGEKTLTDINDLLDQYVNLAYHGMRAANKDFNITIEKNYDESIEKINVIPQDISRVFLNIINNACYAAYDKQKKAGNDFSPILKVSTKNLHRKVEVRIKDNGMGIPDKIKDKLFNPFFTTKPTGEGTGLGLSLSYDIVVKQHSGDIRFETEENKYTEFIITLPNNL